A single genomic interval of Seriola aureovittata isolate HTS-2021-v1 ecotype China chromosome 10, ASM2101889v1, whole genome shotgun sequence harbors:
- the isg20 gene encoding apoptosis-enhancing nuclease — MMAEESKKNKASSWGLLNNYQYLCRKATMLNAMENTRAKKKCHQKIIIAGVKRKRTDNHYKPLDTIKLVKKTKLSNTLQESQNTLSSEDKSTDASKPGDSVFVPKACDHHSLVTALRDSWEVDSGFSSEASPPASGRSSPCLSLCSTMVVALDCEMVGTGPGGRCSELARCSILDYHGNVLYDKYVQPCQPVTDYRTRWSGIRSYHLHNAQPFAQAREEILSILEGKVVVGHSVYNDFEALDILHPCHMVRDTCTTRLLSRLAGFPRERCPSLKILASKLLNRRIQVGKRGHCSVEDAQAALDLYKLVEGEWEQELQNKLRDDSAPHKPSFASSNHYMQDEYWPDDVTADSQ, encoded by the exons ATGATGGCAGAGGAATCAAAAAAGAATAAAGCTTCCTCATGGGGGCTTCTCAACAACTACCAATATTTGTGCAGAAAAGCCACGATGCTTAATGCCATGGAGAACACAAGAGCAAAGAAGAAATGTCATCAGAAGATAATAATTGCCGGCGTGAAGAGGAAACGAACAGACAACCACTACAAACCACTGGATACAATTAAACTGgtcaaaaaaactaaattgagCAATACACTGCAGGAAAGTCAAAACACTTTGAGCTCTGAGGACAAAAGCACAGATGCGTCTAAACCTGgagactctgtgtttgtgcctaAAGCCTGTGATCACCACAGTCTAGTCACAGCCTTAAGAGACAGTTGGGAGGTGGACAGCGGCTTCTCCTCTGAGGCCAGTCCTCCAGCCAGTGGTCGGAGTTCACCGTGCCTCAGCTTGTGCTCGACCATGGTGGTGGCTTTAGATTGTGAGATGGTGGGGACTGGGCCTGGCGGGCGCTGCAGTGAGCTGGCCCGCTGCAGCATCCTGGACTATCATGGTAATGTCCTGTATGATAAATACGTCCAACCGTGTCAGCCTGTCACAGACTACAGGACCCGCTGGAGTGGCATCCGGAGTTATCATCTGCACAATGCCCAACCCTTCGCTCAGGCCAGGGAGGAG ATCCTCAGTATACTTGAGGGCAAAGTGGTCGTGGGCCACTCTGTCTACAACGACTTTGAGGCACTGGACATACTCCATCCATGTCACATGGTCAGAGACACCTGCACAACGCGTCTCCTCAGCCGTTTGGCCGGCTTCCCTCGAGAGCGCTGCCCTTCCCTCAAAATCTTGGCCAGTAAGCTGCTGAACAGGAGGATACAG GTCGGGAAGAGAGGTCACTGTTCGGTGGAGGACGCTCAGGCTGCCCTCGACCTCTACAAGCTGGTGGAGGGTGAGTGGGAACAGGAACTGCAGAACAAGCTGAGGGACGACAGCGCTCCACACAAGCCCAGCTTTGCCTCCTCAAACCACTACATGCAGGATGAGTACTGGCCCGATGATGTCACAGCTGACAGCCAATGA